A region of Hippoglossus stenolepis isolate QCI-W04-F060 chromosome 7, HSTE1.2, whole genome shotgun sequence DNA encodes the following proteins:
- the LOC118112388 gene encoding insulin, producing MARVPCAVSLMLLLVLYSHGVSPAPAQHLCGSHLVDALYFVCGERGFFFSPNRLYKRDLEHLLGFLSKRARQEHQPRRTLSGRIEPKVKRGIVEQCCHKPCSIHHLEGYCN from the exons ATGGCCAGGGTACCATGTGCGGTGTCCTTGATGCTGCTGCTTGTGCTCTACTCCCACGGGGTGTCACCAGCCCCCGCCCAGCACCTGTGTGGCTCCCACCTGGTGGACGCCCTCTACTTTGTGTGTGGGGAACGGGGGTTTTTCTTCAGTCCAAACCGACTCTACAAGCGGGATCTGGAACATCTGCTCG GGTTCCTGTCAAAAAGAGCCAGACAAGAGCACCAGCCGCGGAGGACTCTGTCTGGTCGCATTGAGCCCAAGGTGAAGAGAGGCATCGTGGAGCAATGCTGCCATAAGCCATGCAGCATTCACCACCTTGAAGGCTACTGCAACTGA
- the hmmr gene encoding hyaluronan mediated motility receptor has protein sequence MSFSRAPLKRFNEHVGCAPAPGSYEIKPGDLKGAASFEKSDRFRPLKAVPGALLPPPSPSRSHLLSPFRRTMSVDGLSEASSVKKEKNGFSLERKQQKLLEKEIRSLIQQRGEQDRRLLALEDDLKKVEAKLLAMVREKTGLSASVTTLERQRAELKKINEFLKNKVSADTTKKTMNSLTMDLMEARNTLDVKSEELSVLQINTKGQLMVLETDLSAVRATVTALKDRNKDLEDLHHVTKVLNEELETENARLHAVIRELREEVRVLQGYLDAANDQIQDLRLILKEKTQENTVAGSHLEEVKQLETKLEQRATELETTQDMLRHKEEEARVFQQELQASKDALWEVEKRLENQEQELKSAQNSVGDMEEQMNLANQEVHDSQATVRQQEAELARLREVLRRTEKELDERVAHLEQRCLYSEEERSKTQEEGLRRVQELKTELNLLQEVKRDEKKRQIQLLQEHDALTEELTKEKALVDSLSVLVEQEREESEERLRQLKDEMEEVLGELAILEEQEQSRQEVAEKSQEALQKQQDKNSELERQLSDTRALQESKSYDVAALKEEHLAAMRQLQEAHTNSLSKMGDIVTELESTKIALREEEERQKELEEEVERVTQKMKEEMDKVVKEKEEEIKRVKEGLEERQLVEENARVESARMLLEVQTQLAQKAEAIKAMETNHIDLISQLQQELQLQTKEREEALGQLEEQRGQSVTRLQNEKGKAQRLLEEVSLAKEEIMEQLQQEREEGAKTQTALQENMGALEVERKDHQQVRSEVLRLQAELERADKEEKSLLSQVQLKEQSRLVLENQLNVAEQDRNRLQSRLDDVKQEYVSSQTQLYVMEALRCELEEQRQDRRALQEQVELLSQEKVTLQWEMEEQRQELQRKITEVQEKSSPRSETEHWKKQYEGLFAKVRPFQEQLNAFAAERNALLNENGVNQEELNKLSDAYARLLGHQNQKQKIKHVTKLKDENISLQKEVSKLRSQVCRQKSDLEQLKSKLPGAPGRFDPCKAFQHDKENRHTEANEPLKEGNHSA, from the exons ATGTCTTTTTCCAGAGCCCCGTTGAAGAGGTTCAACGAGCACGTAG GTTGTGCTCCTGCGCCGGGGTCCTATGAGATTAAACCCGGGGACTTGAAGGGAGCTGCGTCTTTCGAGAAATCGGATCGGTTCAGACCTCTAAAGGCGG TCCCTGGGGCTCTCCTGCCACCGCCTTCGCCTTCCAGAAGTCACCTGCTGTCCCCTTTTCGCAGGACTATGTCGGTGGATGGTCTT TCTGAAGCGTCAAgtgtgaagaaagagaagaacgGCTTCTCCTTGGAGCGGAAACAGCAGAAGCTCCTGGAGAAAGAG ATCAGGTCCCTGATTCAGCAGCGAGGCGAGCAGGACCGCAGGCTGCTGGCCCTGGAGGACGACCTTAAGAAGGTGGAGGCCAAGCTGCTGGCCATGGTCAGGGAGAAGACGGGCCTCTCTGCCAGTGTTACTACGCTCGAAAGACAGCGAGCTGAGCTCAAGAAAATCAATGAGTTTCTAAAGAACAAG GTTTCTGCTGatactacaaaaaaaacaatgaattcaCTAACAATGGATTTGATGGAGGCCAGGAACACTCTGGATGTGAAAAGCGAG gagCTAAGTGTCCTGCAGATTAACACTAAGGGTCAACTGATGGTGCTGGAAACTGACCTGTCAGCTGTCAGGGCTACTGTTACAGCTCtaaaggacagaaacaaagaccTGG aggATCTCCATCATGTAACAAAAGTCCTAAATGAAGAGCTGGAGACTGAGAATGCTAGGTTACATG ctgtgatACGGGAGTTGAGGGAGGAGGTCCGAGTCTTGCAGGGATACCTGGATGCGGCAAATGAccagatccag GATCTTCGCTTGATACTTAAAGAAAAGACACAGGAGAACACTGTCGCAGGTTCTCATCTGGAGGAAGTAAA GCAACTAGAAACCAAACTGGAGCAGCGTGCAACTGAGCTTGAAACCACTCAGGATATGCTGAGAcataaagaggaggaggcccGGGTATTCCAGCAAGAGCTGCAGGCGTCAAAGGATGCTTTAtgggaggtggagaagagacTGGAGAACCAGGAGCAGGAGCTCAAGTCTGCGCAAAATTCAGTGGGCGACATGGAGGAGCAAATGAATCTGGCCAACCAAGAAGTTCACGACTCTCAAGCAACAGTTcggcagcaggaggcagagctCGCCAGACTGAGGGAGGTGCTCAGACGgacggagaaggagctggaTGAGAGAGTGGCTCATCTTGAACAGCGGTGTCTCTACTcggaggaagagagaa GCAAGACTCAGGAGGAGGGGCTGAGGAGGGTGCAGGAGTTAAAGACGGAGCTCAACTTGCTACAGGAGGTTAAACGAGatgagaaaaagagacaaattcAGCTTCTGCAGGAACATGATGCTCTAACTGAGGAactgacaaaagaaaag GCACTTGTAGACTCGCTGTCTGTGCTGGTGGAGCAGGAGCGGGAGGAGTCGGAGGAGCGGTTGAGACAGTTGAAGGACGAGATGGAGGAGGTGCTGGGAGAGCTTGCTATcttggaggagcaggagcagagtaGGCAGGAGGTGGCGGAGAAAAGTCAGGAGGCCCTCCAGAAGCAGCAGGACAAAAACAGTGAGCTGGAGAGACAACTGAGTGATACTAGGGCACTGCAGGAGAG TAAGAGCTACGATGTGGCAGCTTTGAAAGAGGAGCATTTAGCTGCAATGCGACAACTCCAGGAAGCGCACACAAACTCACTGAGCAAGATGGGAGACATTGTCACAGAGCTTGAAAG CACCAAAATTGCTctgagggaagaagaggagagacagaaggaactagaagaggaggtggagagagtgacccagaagatgaaggaggagatggacaaAGTGGttaaagagaaggaagaggagatcAAGAGAGTGAAGGAGGGGCTGGAGGAGAGACAGTTAGTTGAAGAAAATGCCAGGGTGGAGAGTGCAAG AATGTTGCTGGAGGTGCAGACTCAGCTGGCACAGAAAGCTGAGGCGATAAAGGCCATGGAGACGAACCATATAGACCTGATcagtcagctgcagcaggagctacagctgcagacaaaggagagagaagaagctcTGGGGCAGCTCGAGGAACAGAGAGGTCAGAGTGTTACTCGGCTCCAAAATGAGAAGGGAAAGGCACAGAGACTACTTGAGGAGGTCAGCCTGGCAAAAGAGGAAATAATGGAACAGCTCCaacaagaaagagaagagggagctAAAACTCAGACAGCCCTTCAGGAGAATATGGGAGCACTGGAGGTTGAAAGGAAAGACCACCAGCAGGTCAGGTCAGAAGTGCTCAGACTACAGGCAGAGCTAGAGAGAGCAGACAAGGAAGAGAAGAGTCTTCTGTCTCAAGTTCAGCTCAAAGAGCAGTCCAGGCTCGTTCTTGAAAATCAACTAAACGTGGCAGAGCAGGACAGAAATCGGCTTCAGTCTCGCCTAGATGATGTCAAACAAGAGTACGTGAGCTCCCAGACCCAATTATATGTTATGGAGGCCCTGCGGTGCGAGCTGGAAGAACAGCGACAAGACAGACGGGCTCTGCAGGAGCAGGTGGAATTACTTTCTCAGGAGAAGGTTACACTGCAGtgggagatggaggagcagcGACAGGaactacaaagaaaaataactgaaGTGCAAGAGAagag CTCCCCGAGATCAGAGACAGAGCACTGGAAGAAACAATACGAAGGGCTGTTTGCAAAAGTCAGGCCCTTCCAG GAGCAGCTCAACGCATTTGCAGCAGAGCGAAATGCACTGCTCAATGAGAACGGGGTAAACCAGGAGGAGTTGAACAAATTGTCTGACGCGTACGCTCGCCTGCTGGGCCACCAGAACCAGAAGCAGAAGATCAAACATGTGACGAAGCTGAAAGATGAGAACATATCCCTTCAAAAG GAGGTGTCTAAGCTCCGCTCCCAGGTGTGCCGGCAGAAGAGTGATCTGGAGCAGCTGAAGTCAAAGCTGCCCGGTGCTCCTGGCAGGTTTGATCCCTGCAAAGCTTTCCAACACGACAAGGAGAACAGGCATACTGAAGCCAATGAACCTCTTAAAGAAG gGAATCATTCTGCGTAA